One segment of Desulfatibacillum aliphaticivorans DSM 15576 DNA contains the following:
- a CDS encoding tetratricopeptide repeat protein: MPRYKFKNLMLAVMAFALLVPGVCFAKADSQESLPLSVRQVLYKAYTAMNENKPGEAAALLCKFKQDPKNAKDMEEARTMVEFAEGNARYMAKDYKGAMACFEQAVKSDPNYSAAWSNMAVLCHEMGDTLRAAQCFLQAYNTAEEKKPDLLYSAAAAFLMTEQYADSIAAFERLFTEFPQQVTNQWREYAVHAYLGSKQPRKALRLVEYLAVNTEGNEWRRWNEFLLHQYLDLEMSKKALSLVKRLVEKEPGDPLWWKALANLHLSENRLEEGLMALWAYGKITPWNEEEQKLAADLFLVLDVPAEAVAILELLPEKELTASMVRQGVYCYRRMQQTDKAIALLDKHARRLKDKELTILRADIFYESGKFCDACEAYERAAKEGCSPGRAWLMAGYSALAHGDKNKANLAFQKATTFQSHCKEAKNMLKRLS; the protein is encoded by the coding sequence ATGCCCAGGTATAAATTCAAAAATTTGATGTTGGCGGTAATGGCATTCGCACTGCTCGTTCCGGGAGTTTGCTTTGCAAAGGCGGACTCTCAGGAATCGCTGCCTTTATCGGTCCGGCAGGTTTTGTACAAAGCCTACACGGCTATGAACGAAAACAAACCTGGGGAAGCCGCGGCCCTGCTTTGCAAGTTCAAGCAAGACCCCAAAAACGCCAAGGACATGGAAGAAGCCCGGACCATGGTGGAATTCGCCGAGGGCAACGCCCGGTATATGGCCAAGGACTACAAGGGCGCCATGGCTTGCTTTGAGCAAGCCGTCAAGTCGGATCCCAATTATTCCGCAGCATGGAGCAACATGGCCGTGCTGTGCCATGAAATGGGCGACACCTTAAGGGCGGCCCAGTGCTTTTTGCAGGCGTACAATACGGCGGAGGAAAAAAAGCCCGACCTGCTGTATTCGGCGGCAGCGGCCTTTCTTATGACGGAGCAATATGCTGACTCCATTGCGGCCTTTGAACGCCTTTTTACGGAGTTTCCCCAGCAGGTGACCAACCAATGGAGAGAATATGCAGTTCATGCCTATTTGGGAAGCAAGCAGCCCAGAAAGGCTTTGCGACTGGTGGAGTACCTGGCCGTCAATACGGAAGGCAATGAATGGCGCAGGTGGAACGAGTTCCTGCTGCATCAGTATCTTGATTTGGAGATGAGCAAAAAAGCCCTGAGTCTGGTGAAACGGCTTGTGGAAAAAGAGCCTGGAGATCCTTTGTGGTGGAAGGCCCTGGCCAATCTGCATCTGTCTGAAAACCGCCTGGAGGAAGGCCTGATGGCCTTATGGGCTTACGGAAAAATCACCCCATGGAATGAAGAAGAACAAAAGCTGGCCGCCGACCTTTTTCTGGTCCTGGACGTTCCTGCGGAAGCCGTGGCCATATTGGAGCTTCTGCCCGAAAAGGAGCTGACCGCCTCCATGGTAAGGCAGGGAGTGTATTGCTACCGGCGCATGCAGCAGACAGACAAAGCAATAGCTTTGCTGGACAAGCACGCCAGGCGTTTAAAGGACAAGGAGCTGACCATACTGCGGGCTGACATTTTTTATGAATCGGGAAAATTCTGCGATGCATGCGAGGCCTACGAAAGGGCCGCCAAGGAAGGATGCTCCCCGGGCAGAGCCTGGCTCATGGCTGGATATTCCGCCTTGGCCCATGGCGACAAAAACAAAGCCAACCTGGCTTTTCAAAAGGCGACAACCTTCCAGAGCCACTGCAAGGAAGCAAAGAATATGCTCAAGAGGTTGTCCTAA
- a CDS encoding FecCD family ABC transporter permease has translation MIIFASICAAALGSVTISPWEVFSSVWEGLVRPGGVLSESLEYKIVWDIRLPRAVMAVVAGMGLAVSGVAIQSVLRNPLASPFTVGVSSAAGFGAAMAVVLEFGITSNPKTMVASNAFFFSLVAVLFMYALASSKKGGPTMMVLAGIAVMYLFSAMTTLLQYLGTESELAQVVYWLFGSLTSADWGRIAFVGGALVISLPIMMWFAWDLNVMAAGDDVAESLGIQTSRIRLICVTASAFLTAAIICMTGVIGFVCLVAPHMARLILGSDHRFLFPGAAIIGALVLLSADTLGRTVVSPLEIPVGIVTSFVGAPLFLYLLLSSKQDKG, from the coding sequence TTGATAATTTTCGCTTCCATTTGTGCGGCGGCTTTAGGCAGCGTGACGATTTCCCCCTGGGAGGTTTTTTCCTCCGTTTGGGAAGGACTTGTCAGGCCGGGCGGCGTTCTTTCGGAAAGCCTGGAGTATAAAATCGTCTGGGATATTCGCTTGCCGCGGGCTGTTATGGCGGTGGTCGCCGGCATGGGCCTGGCCGTCTCCGGCGTGGCGATCCAGAGCGTACTGCGAAACCCTCTGGCCAGCCCCTTCACCGTGGGCGTTTCGTCTGCGGCGGGGTTCGGCGCGGCCATGGCGGTGGTATTGGAATTCGGCATTACCAGCAATCCGAAAACCATGGTGGCTTCCAACGCTTTTTTCTTTTCGTTGGTTGCCGTGCTTTTCATGTACGCCCTGGCCAGCTCCAAAAAAGGCGGGCCGACCATGATGGTGCTGGCGGGCATTGCAGTGATGTACCTGTTTTCCGCCATGACCACCCTGCTGCAATACCTGGGCACGGAAAGCGAACTGGCCCAAGTGGTTTATTGGCTGTTTGGGAGCCTGACTTCGGCTGACTGGGGACGCATCGCCTTTGTGGGGGGGGCCTTGGTTATTTCCCTCCCCATCATGATGTGGTTCGCCTGGGACCTGAACGTCATGGCCGCCGGAGACGACGTGGCCGAGAGCCTGGGCATCCAAACGTCCCGGATCAGATTGATTTGCGTGACGGCCTCGGCGTTTTTAACGGCCGCCATTATTTGCATGACCGGAGTCATTGGCTTTGTATGCCTTGTGGCGCCTCACATGGCCCGGCTGATTTTAGGGTCGGACCATCGGTTTTTATTTCCCGGCGCCGCCATAATAGGGGCCTTGGTGCTGTTAAGCGCCGACACTTTGGGCAGGACCGTGGTTTCCCCCCTGGAGATTCCGGTGGGCATCGTCACTTCGTTTGTTGGGGCGCCTCTGTTTTTGTACCTTTTGTTATCCTCCAAGCAGGATAAAGGATAG
- a CDS encoding energy transducer TonB encodes MGDSAAINSMNPHFSLGGGPLLWAAAAVVGLAFNLLLFGMMPLLMSKATPDRTKGPDIAAVSVIRQKKIEQPARKRETPKKQQEPQKTKTKALKTIAPPKPAVNKPRLAFDVNPRLPAAPGGLTLPPLENFSMTAPPEPPDLRMDFLESELDSPLTPVYTPRPMFPFRARKMGIEGSVEVQFDINEKGEVTKVTILRADPEGIFDQEVLRTLPTWKFSHPTVDGRPVRAKRIRTIEFVFE; translated from the coding sequence TTGGGCGATAGCGCAGCCATAAACTCCATGAATCCGCATTTCAGTCTGGGGGGAGGGCCTTTGCTTTGGGCGGCCGCAGCCGTTGTGGGTCTTGCTTTTAATCTCCTTTTGTTTGGGATGATGCCTTTGCTTATGTCAAAGGCGACGCCGGATCGCACCAAAGGTCCGGATATTGCCGCAGTATCGGTTATCCGTCAAAAGAAAATCGAACAGCCGGCGCGTAAACGGGAAACGCCAAAGAAGCAGCAGGAACCGCAAAAAACCAAAACAAAGGCCCTCAAAACAATCGCACCGCCTAAGCCGGCGGTCAACAAGCCGCGCCTGGCCTTTGACGTCAACCCCAGATTGCCGGCGGCCCCAGGCGGGCTGACGCTTCCTCCCTTGGAAAATTTTTCCATGACCGCACCGCCTGAGCCGCCGGACTTGCGAATGGACTTCCTGGAGAGCGAGTTGGATTCTCCATTGACTCCTGTATATACGCCCCGGCCTATGTTCCCATTCAGGGCCAGAAAAATGGGCATAGAGGGTTCGGTGGAAGTGCAATTCGACATCAATGAAAAGGGCGAGGTTACCAAGGTAACTATATTGAGAGCAGACCCTGAGGGAATCTTTGACCAGGAAGTGCTCCGCACCCTGCCCACCTGGAAGTTCAGCCATCCCACCGTGGACGGCAGGCCGGTCAGAGCAAAACGTATAAGGACCATTGAGTTTGTTTTTGAATAA
- a CDS encoding MotA/TolQ/ExbB proton channel family protein, giving the protein MSAAVYWALWDVAEHFRAGGPVMIPLALTSLALGFLIAHKALVVFRLSRGDAGRAQAEEWVLRGRVEGPGNPHGAARMMVQAFLASRTGQPEKDRGILLEVEKALSTRLDDNLASIGALAGIAPLLGLLGTVLGMMAAFDVLSAFGTGNAQAMAQSISEALVTTETGLLIAIPAVYMKAFLEKRVENIKNRLSRIVIHLSVHAASIQEHPA; this is encoded by the coding sequence ATGAGTGCAGCAGTCTATTGGGCGCTTTGGGACGTAGCCGAGCATTTCAGGGCCGGCGGCCCGGTGATGATTCCCCTGGCTCTGACGTCCCTGGCTTTGGGTTTTTTAATCGCCCACAAAGCGTTGGTGGTCTTTCGCCTTTCCCGGGGAGACGCAGGCCGCGCCCAGGCAGAGGAATGGGTTCTGAGGGGCCGGGTGGAAGGCCCGGGCAACCCCCATGGCGCCGCCCGCATGATGGTCCAGGCATTTCTCGCCAGCAGGACGGGGCAACCGGAAAAGGATCGGGGCATTTTGCTGGAGGTGGAAAAAGCGCTTTCCACCCGTCTGGACGACAACCTGGCGTCCATCGGCGCCCTGGCGGGCATTGCCCCCCTGCTGGGCCTTTTGGGAACGGTTTTAGGCATGATGGCCGCGTTTGACGTGCTGTCAGCCTTTGGAACAGGCAACGCCCAGGCCATGGCCCAGAGTATTTCCGAGGCATTGGTCACTACCGAGACGGGCCTGCTGATCGCCATCCCGGCCGTTTACATGAAAGCGTTTTTGGAAAAACGCGTGGAAAATATAAAAAACAGGCTTTCGCGGATCGTTATTCATCTTTCGGTCCACGCAGCATCCATACAGGAGCATCCGGCATGA
- a CDS encoding MotA/TolQ/ExbB proton channel family protein, whose product MMKQISKIEVFTSIVMGLLFLVGASWAGDVRTARVEAQIARERLAKEAQAEKAEALDEAKKIQAEIFADKARLKQAVAEMEVTSQGLAKETEAVEKHIAELDVQNKELAKEVAIAEADVKELLGFIRSNAKDLDALLLQSPQSALGLDPRIEGIRELSQGQGYPSMDDLSLMVELLVSEIVHSGQVRREQIPIVTREGKTREAQVMTMGNFSAMASLDGDADFLLYSEPSQSFFQLSKPSPARMRAQLADYMAGKTEAVPVDVSRGAALRQFAHRLDYKEQIKSGGLIVWPILFIAVLACLLVIERLIFLLRVRTNVDVLMEKVVTLARQNKWDACMQACTQKGNRPVPLVLAAGLSCRGRCRADMENILGEAILRQIPRLERFLPTLGMLAAIAPLLGLLGTVTGMINTFHVITVAGTGDPRLMSGGISEALVTTMLGLAVAIPVTVAHVLLSRMVERNVGQMEEKSMALVNELCSEPACDVPVEKAA is encoded by the coding sequence ATGATGAAACAAATATCCAAAATAGAAGTTTTCACCTCCATCGTCATGGGGCTCCTTTTTCTCGTCGGCGCATCCTGGGCCGGGGATGTACGCACGGCCCGCGTGGAGGCCCAAATAGCCAGAGAGCGGCTTGCCAAGGAAGCCCAGGCTGAAAAGGCGGAAGCTCTGGACGAGGCGAAAAAAATCCAGGCGGAAATCTTTGCGGACAAAGCCAGGCTGAAGCAGGCCGTCGCTGAAATGGAAGTCACAAGCCAAGGGCTTGCCAAAGAAACCGAGGCGGTTGAAAAGCATATCGCTGAACTGGACGTCCAAAACAAGGAATTGGCCAAAGAGGTTGCGATTGCGGAAGCCGACGTCAAGGAATTGCTGGGCTTCATCCGCAGCAACGCCAAAGACCTGGACGCCCTGCTGCTGCAAAGCCCCCAGAGCGCTTTGGGGCTGGACCCGCGCATCGAAGGCATCAGGGAATTATCGCAGGGTCAGGGATACCCGTCCATGGACGACCTGTCGCTCATGGTGGAACTGCTGGTTTCGGAAATCGTCCACAGCGGACAGGTGCGCCGGGAGCAAATTCCCATTGTCACCAGGGAAGGAAAAACCCGGGAAGCCCAGGTTATGACCATGGGCAATTTCTCCGCCATGGCGAGCCTGGACGGAGACGCGGATTTTCTCCTGTATTCCGAGCCTTCCCAATCTTTTTTTCAGTTGTCAAAACCTTCGCCCGCCCGCATGCGCGCCCAACTGGCGGACTACATGGCCGGAAAAACCGAGGCCGTTCCGGTGGACGTATCCCGGGGAGCTGCCCTTCGGCAGTTCGCCCACAGGCTTGATTATAAAGAGCAAATCAAGAGCGGCGGCTTAATTGTGTGGCCGATTTTGTTCATCGCCGTTTTGGCCTGCCTGCTGGTGATTGAGCGTCTCATCTTCCTGCTGAGGGTCCGCACCAATGTGGACGTGCTTATGGAAAAGGTAGTGACCCTTGCGCGTCAGAACAAATGGGACGCCTGCATGCAGGCGTGCACCCAAAAGGGAAACCGGCCGGTTCCTTTGGTTCTGGCTGCAGGGCTGTCCTGCCGGGGGCGCTGCCGGGCGGACATGGAGAACATCCTGGGCGAAGCCATTTTGCGGCAAATCCCCCGGCTGGAGCGTTTTCTGCCCACCCTGGGCATGCTGGCCGCCATCGCCCCTCTGCTGGGGCTTTTGGGCACGGTCACAGGCATGATCAACACCTTTCACGTCATCACAGTGGCGGGGACGGGAGATCCCAGGCTCATGTCCGGGGGCATTTCCGAGGCGTTGGTCACCACCATGCTTGGCCTGGCCGTGGCCATTCCGGTCACGGTAGCCCACGTCCTGCTTTCCCGGATGGTGGAGCGCAACGTAGGCCAGATGGAGGAAAAATCCATGGCTCTGGTGAACGAACTGTGTTCCGAGCCCGCCTGCGACGTTCCTGTGGAGAAGGCGGCATGA
- a CDS encoding ExbD/TolR family protein — protein sequence MIGISNARRAARKDLEINMSPLIDMVFILLIFFLVTTSFVRETGIDVHRPTASTAVSKEKATILVGVTKDNRIFMEKREIDVRAVRLHVERALAENPEGSVVVVADRDSSTGTVISVMDDARLAGAKNVSLAASLDGEGA from the coding sequence ATGATCGGAATATCCAACGCCCGCAGGGCGGCCAGAAAAGACCTGGAAATCAACATGTCGCCGCTGATCGACATGGTTTTTATTCTACTGATTTTTTTTCTGGTGACCACCAGTTTCGTCCGCGAGACAGGCATTGACGTTCATCGTCCCACTGCCAGCACGGCGGTTTCCAAGGAAAAAGCCACCATCCTGGTGGGGGTGACCAAAGATAATCGCATATTCATGGAAAAGCGGGAAATTGACGTGAGAGCCGTGAGGCTGCACGTGGAAAGAGCGCTGGCGGAAAACCCGGAAGGCTCGGTGGTTGTGGTTGCAGACCGGGACAGCAGCACGGGCACGGTGATTTCCGTCATGGACGACGCCCGCCTGGCCGGGGCCAAAAACGTCTCCCTGGCGGCGAGCCTGGATGGAGAGGGGGCTTAA
- a CDS encoding ABC transporter substrate-binding protein — MEVMDARGKKIVLRTPIKSVVVLTTDGIEVLRTLGVGELIVGASSLIWKEPELWPELQNVANVGKWNDPDPEAIVRLMPDLVLCYGHNPGSSLEEKVGGLGIQILRIDCFRPSTIKGEIRTLGMIFGRDEKAQEFLAWLESHEKAVLDCFDHSGKPIVAYMEAYSDFKASGTGTAMHELCKLAGGYNIAETTDLQNPEVTTEWVMSMAPDAVIKAGSIKRAYSTDSDQEIRDLYTHIFNRPGFNQLPAVKNGQFHILAGDIGPGPRYVVGLAYMAKWFHPSSCGGLDPAAMHKEYMERFQGLPLKGYYVFPE, encoded by the coding sequence ATGGAAGTCATGGACGCTCGGGGGAAAAAAATCGTCCTGCGCACGCCGATCAAGTCCGTCGTGGTTCTCACGACGGACGGCATCGAAGTGCTCAGGACCCTGGGTGTCGGAGAACTGATTGTCGGAGCAAGCAGCCTGATTTGGAAAGAGCCCGAACTCTGGCCGGAATTGCAGAATGTCGCCAATGTGGGCAAGTGGAACGACCCTGACCCCGAAGCCATTGTGCGGCTTATGCCGGACCTGGTTCTTTGTTACGGTCATAACCCGGGGTCCTCCCTGGAGGAAAAGGTCGGCGGCCTGGGCATCCAGATTTTACGCATTGACTGCTTCAGGCCATCCACCATTAAGGGCGAAATCCGCACTCTGGGCATGATATTCGGCCGGGATGAAAAGGCTCAGGAGTTTCTTGCCTGGCTGGAATCGCACGAAAAAGCTGTTTTGGATTGCTTCGACCATTCCGGCAAGCCAATCGTCGCGTACATGGAAGCCTATTCCGACTTTAAGGCTTCGGGCACAGGGACCGCCATGCACGAGCTGTGCAAGCTGGCCGGGGGCTATAACATCGCCGAAACCACAGACCTGCAAAATCCGGAAGTCACTACCGAGTGGGTAATGTCCATGGCGCCTGACGCCGTGATTAAGGCAGGCAGCATCAAGCGAGCGTATTCCACGGATTCGGATCAGGAAATCAGGGATTTGTACACGCATATTTTTAACCGTCCGGGATTCAACCAACTTCCGGCGGTAAAAAACGGCCAATTTCATATCCTGGCCGGAGACATCGGGCCGGGGCCAAGGTATGTGGTCGGCCTGGCCTACATGGCAAAGTGGTTTCACCCGAGTTCATGCGGCGGACTCGACCCCGCCGCCATGCATAAAGAGTACATGGAGCGGTTCCAGGGGCTTCCGCTAAAGGGGTATTATGTTTTTCCGGAATAG
- a CDS encoding ABC transporter ATP-binding protein has translation MTLIVNNLGFGYGKADILNGVDLSVGGNEVVSVIGPNGAGKSTLLKCILRLLNPGQGEVMVNGRKVDDLSRKERALSLAYVPQALPSRFPMTVFDTVLLGRRPHLAWRPSSKDVEKVWAALARMDLDDLAMRDFDTLSGGQKQKVMLARAFAQEAEYLLLDEPTSNLDLRHQMEVMNMVREYTETTGRGALVTIHNLNTAARFSDRIVMLQEGKVHDCGPPADVLSSENIQSVYGVVVESACVNGSQVVIPLRVA, from the coding sequence GTGACGCTAATAGTAAACAATCTGGGCTTTGGCTACGGCAAGGCCGACATCCTGAACGGGGTGGATTTGTCCGTGGGCGGCAACGAAGTCGTCTCGGTGATCGGTCCCAACGGCGCGGGAAAAAGCACCTTGCTGAAATGTATCCTCCGTTTGCTGAATCCCGGCCAGGGAGAGGTGATGGTAAACGGCAGGAAGGTGGACGACCTCTCCCGCAAGGAGCGCGCCTTAAGCCTGGCCTATGTTCCCCAGGCCCTGCCCAGCCGCTTTCCCATGACCGTGTTCGACACGGTTTTGTTAGGACGGCGGCCCCACCTTGCCTGGCGGCCATCCAGCAAGGATGTGGAAAAGGTCTGGGCCGCCCTGGCGCGTATGGATCTGGACGACCTTGCCATGCGGGACTTCGACACGCTTTCCGGCGGTCAAAAGCAAAAGGTCATGCTGGCCCGGGCTTTCGCCCAGGAGGCGGAATACCTGCTTTTGGACGAGCCCACCAGCAACCTGGATTTGCGGCACCAGATGGAAGTCATGAACATGGTGCGGGAGTATACGGAAACCACGGGCCGAGGCGCCCTGGTCACCATCCACAATTTAAACACGGCGGCCAGGTTTTCGGACCGCATCGTCATGCTCCAGGAGGGCAAGGTCCACGACTGCGGCCCTCCAGCAGACGTTTTAAGCTCGGAAAATATTCAATCAGTTTACGGCGTAGTGGTGGAAAGCGCCTGCGTTAACGGCAGCCAGGTGGTCATACCGTTGAGGGTTGCATAG
- a CDS encoding FecCD family ABC transporter permease, with protein MFFRNSAAQTGYPAEDAFQIRGEQAYKRMQLRTLLGLGLLASLLVGAGAAGVLIGTSETSLGDLFRAIAGEQGPKSVILLGLRLPRVVMAFLVGAGLAVGGCICQAILKNPLASPFTLGVSSGAGFGAVVGIVFFRAAHHNAVALSAFVFSLISTLLILGVSRLKNAGTETLILGGVAVMFLFSSLTSFVQYTGTMEEVQDVVFWFFGSLSKAGWSHIWVSAFMVLGPMPFVYARAWDYNALMSGDETASTLGVSVERLRMEGILLSSLMTAGAICFVGVIGFVGLVAPHISRMLVGSDHRYLLPASALVGASLVTLADVISRIIWPPQVIPIGIMTSLLGVPFFFYLLVKKSRRFW; from the coding sequence ATGTTTTTCCGGAATAGCGCCGCGCAAACCGGGTATCCCGCCGAGGACGCCTTTCAAATCCGGGGGGAGCAAGCCTATAAACGGATGCAGCTCCGCACCCTGCTTGGGTTGGGATTATTGGCGAGCTTGCTGGTGGGAGCGGGAGCCGCGGGGGTTCTTATAGGAACCTCCGAGACCTCCCTGGGCGATCTGTTTCGCGCCATTGCCGGTGAGCAAGGTCCAAAAAGCGTCATTCTATTGGGTTTGCGGCTTCCCAGGGTTGTGATGGCTTTTTTGGTGGGCGCAGGCCTGGCGGTGGGGGGGTGCATTTGCCAGGCCATTCTGAAAAACCCTTTGGCCTCGCCGTTTACGTTAGGCGTTTCCTCCGGCGCTGGATTCGGCGCCGTGGTGGGCATCGTCTTTTTCAGGGCGGCCCATCATAATGCCGTGGCTTTGTCGGCTTTTGTTTTCTCGCTAATCTCCACGCTTTTGATTCTGGGCGTCAGCCGGCTGAAAAACGCAGGTACGGAAACCCTGATTCTGGGCGGCGTGGCGGTCATGTTTTTATTTTCGTCGCTTACCTCCTTTGTCCAGTATACGGGCACCATGGAGGAAGTGCAGGACGTGGTCTTCTGGTTTTTCGGCAGCCTGTCCAAGGCCGGGTGGTCTCATATTTGGGTATCGGCATTTATGGTGCTGGGCCCCATGCCGTTCGTCTACGCCCGGGCGTGGGATTACAACGCCCTCATGTCCGGCGATGAAACCGCCAGCACTTTGGGCGTCAGCGTGGAACGCCTCAGGATGGAGGGCATTCTTCTTTCCTCGCTCATGACCGCGGGCGCCATTTGCTTTGTGGGCGTGATCGGATTTGTGGGGCTGGTGGCGCCCCATATTTCCCGCATGCTGGTGGGCAGCGACCACCGCTACCTGCTGCCTGCATCGGCCTTGGTGGGGGCTTCGTTGGTGACTTTGGCCGACGTTATTTCCAGGATAATCTGGCCGCCCCAAGTCATTCCCATAGGCATTATGACTTCCTTATTGGGAGTCCCATTCTTCTTTTACCTTCTTGTCAAAAAGAGCAGGAGGTTCTGGTGA
- a CDS encoding DUF3450 domain-containing protein, which yields MNPKYFLCFLLMLAASPALAGNVLDTVEKPLGDSIHIRQDAQKKMDKWGVERQELEARYRELQSLVEQQTKTLNASKEREQSLEQAAAQKQTRLENARRMGEELTPFLHDSLSRLELLIYEGDAFLIPERQARLDRLRTTISAPDISPGEMYRKVMEAFLVEAEYGNTVEVYRETLNVEGADIRANVLRFGRLAMFCQTLDEKQCGVLDSATGQWRRLPAKFVPELSRAFSMAQKQLPMDIVSLPLGKVNP from the coding sequence TTGAACCCGAAATACTTTTTATGCTTTCTGCTGATGCTGGCGGCTTCGCCGGCGTTAGCGGGAAATGTGCTGGACACGGTGGAAAAGCCTCTTGGCGATTCAATTCATATCCGCCAGGACGCTCAAAAAAAAATGGACAAATGGGGCGTTGAACGCCAGGAACTGGAAGCCCGATACAGGGAGTTGCAGTCTTTGGTGGAGCAACAGACCAAGACTCTGAACGCCTCCAAAGAAAGGGAGCAATCCCTGGAACAGGCAGCGGCTCAAAAGCAGACCCGGTTGGAAAACGCCCGGCGCATGGGCGAGGAGCTGACCCCTTTTCTGCATGACTCTTTGTCCCGCCTTGAACTTCTGATCTATGAAGGCGACGCATTTTTAATTCCCGAAAGACAGGCTCGCCTGGACAGGCTCAGGACAACTATTTCCGCGCCCGACATCTCTCCCGGAGAAATGTACCGCAAGGTCATGGAAGCCTTTTTGGTGGAGGCGGAATACGGAAACACGGTGGAAGTGTATCGCGAAACCTTGAACGTGGAAGGCGCGGACATCCGGGCCAATGTACTGCGATTCGGCAGGCTGGCCATGTTCTGCCAAACCCTGGATGAAAAGCAGTGCGGCGTCCTCGATTCCGCGACCGGTCAATGGCGGCGCCTTCCGGCCAAATTTGTCCCGGAGCTTTCCAGGGCGTTTTCCATGGCGCAGAAGCAGCTTCCCATGGACATTGTTTCTTTGCCGCTGGGAAAGGTGAATCCATGA